In Candidatus Contubernalis alkalaceticus, the following proteins share a genomic window:
- a CDS encoding aspartate kinase, translated as MALFVQKYGGTSVADLDKLQKIAQKLYKLQQEGNQVVVVVSAMGKTTDNLVKMIYDLSENPPERELDVLLSTGEQVTISLLSAALESIGARAVSLTGRQAGILTDSNHSRAKILDINPERIMEELSQGKIVVAAGFQGADQQGEITTLGRGGSDTTAVALAAVLKAEVCEIYTDVSGIYTIDPNMVKDARKLPYISYDEMLELANLGAKVMHPRAVEFGKRFGVKIHVRSSFSQEEGTMIREVTSMEEKFVVSGIACDVDLAKIAIIGVPDKPGIAAKVFTRIAGAGINVDLIVQSIRKEQENDILFTVNKGDLSKTLSILKEISDQFGSKEIYFDENVAKISIIGAGMANSPGVAAAMFKALADKDINIEIISTSEIKVSCLIKKDKINLAAEIVHDAFMLGDDRLTMV; from the coding sequence ATGGCTCTATTTGTACAAAAGTACGGTGGAACTTCCGTGGCTGATTTGGACAAGCTTCAAAAAATTGCCCAAAAGCTCTATAAGCTTCAGCAGGAGGGTAACCAGGTGGTAGTGGTAGTCTCAGCTATGGGAAAAACTACCGACAATTTGGTTAAAATGATTTATGATTTGTCTGAAAATCCACCGGAGAGAGAATTGGATGTACTGCTGTCCACAGGGGAGCAGGTTACTATTTCCCTTTTGAGTGCCGCCTTGGAGTCTATAGGGGCTAGAGCTGTTTCTTTGACCGGTAGGCAGGCGGGCATATTGACAGACTCTAATCACAGCCGGGCAAAGATTTTGGATATCAACCCGGAGCGCATAATGGAGGAACTTAGCCAGGGGAAAATAGTGGTTGCAGCCGGTTTTCAGGGAGCAGATCAACAAGGGGAAATTACAACCCTGGGCAGGGGCGGTTCAGACACTACCGCTGTAGCTCTGGCGGCAGTTCTGAAAGCGGAGGTCTGTGAGATTTATACTGATGTAAGTGGTATTTATACCATAGACCCCAACATGGTGAAAGATGCCCGAAAACTTCCCTATATATCCTATGATGAAATGCTGGAACTGGCCAACCTGGGAGCTAAGGTGATGCATCCCCGGGCGGTAGAGTTTGGCAAGCGCTTTGGTGTGAAAATACATGTCCGTTCCAGTTTTTCCCAGGAAGAGGGAACGATGATCAGGGAGGTAACGTCTATGGAAGAAAAGTTCGTAGTCAGCGGAATTGCTTGTGATGTAGATTTAGCAAAAATAGCTATTATCGGAGTACCCGACAAGCCCGGAATTGCGGCTAAAGTGTTTACCCGGATTGCTGGAGCGGGAATTAATGTAGATTTAATTGTGCAGAGCATCCGCAAGGAACAGGAAAATGACATTTTGTTCACTGTTAACAAGGGTGACCTTTCCAAAACTCTGTCTATTCTAAAGGAAATATCAGATCAGTTCGGTTCTAAGGAGATATATTTTGATGAAAATGTGGCCAAGATATCCATTATTGGAGCCGGAATGGCAAATTCCCCCGGGGTAGCTGCTGCTATGTTTAAAGCCCTGGCGGATAAGGATATAAATATTGAAATTATCAGCACATCAGAAATTAAGGTGTCATGCCTTATTAAAAAAGATAAGATCAATCTGGCGGCAGAGATTGTTCATGATGCTTTTATGCTGGGGGATGACAGATTGACTATGGTATAA